A window of Sander vitreus isolate 19-12246 chromosome 18, sanVit1, whole genome shotgun sequence contains these coding sequences:
- the LOC144533126 gene encoding putative G-protein coupled receptor 139: MEGASVTIFVTVQKIYYPLLCVMGIPANLFTFYMICFRNCGMSDTAIIYLSCLAIVDTFYLVWVILIDLTLTFWLLQPFWHSQPWCGILGFLQYGSLYSSSWIVVVFTIERYLVLRSTAAKQHFYQPWVTKVTCVAIVLVSHVVSVPLGWINTVTPVNFTVKGENMMLPRCHYRDHAYSTVIVLITTFLSGGAPIVLVIIFNYLIGYHLCNASNLFTKEERRVMHGRSTRGMLRRTILLLGTVSVAFVVLSLPRFVTYCTLRTKYNHESFNRNDYSIPINVAGDLANMLQNLNSTTNFLLYCMVSRRFRQELVQVVTCKPKARKLSSVITHTTMKVFSVVDHKASPSREPVTVVLTNLKLIVE; the protein is encoded by the exons CTTTGTGTCATGGGTATTCCAG CCAACCTCTTTACCTTCTACATGATCTGCTTCCGTAATTGCGGGATGTCCGACACGGCCATCATTTACCTGAGCTGTCTGGCCATCGTAGACACCTTCTACCTGGTGTGGGTGATCCTCATCGACTTGACCCTCACCTTCTGGCTACTGCAGCCCTTCTGGCACTCCCAACCCTGGTGTGGCATTCTGGGATTCCTGCAGTATGGATCGCTCTACAGCTCCTCCTGGATCGTGGTGGTGTTCACCATCGAGCGCTACCTTGTTCTTCGCAGCACAGCGGCCAAGCAGCACTTCTACCAGCCTTGGGTCACTAAAGTGACGTGTGTGGCTATCGTGCTGGTGTCACATGTTGTCTCTGTGCCCCTGGGCTGGATCAACACTGTCACACCTGTTAACTTTACAGTGAAAGGGGAGAATATGATGCTGCCTAGGTGTCATTACCGCGATCACGCCTACTCTACTGTCATAGTGTTGATAACTACCTTCCTCTCAGGAGGAGCCCCTATTGTGTTGGTCATCATCTTCAACTACCTCATCGGGTACCATCTGTGCAACGCCAGCAACCTCTTCACCAAGGAAGAGCGTCGCGTTATGCATGGGAGGAGCACCAGGGGCATGTTGAGGAGGACCATCCTGCTGCTGGGCACTGTCTCCGTGGCCTTCGTCGTCCTCAGCCTGCCCCGCTTTGTCACATACTGCACCCTGAGGACCAAGTACAACCACGAGAGCTTCAACCGGAACGACTACAGCATCCCTATCAATGTGGCCGGAGACTTGGCCAACATGCTGCAGAACCTCAACTCTACCACCAACTTCCTGCTCTACTGCATGGTCAGCCGGCGCTTCCGGCAGGAGCTGGTCCAGGTGGTGACTTGTAAGCCAAAGGCACGTAAGCTGAGCTCTGTCATCACCCACACCACCATGAAAGTCTTCTCAGTGGTAGATCATAAGGCCTCGCCATCCAGGGAGCCTGTGACTGTAGTGCTAACTAATCTCAAACTGATTGTAGAATAG